The Macaca fascicularis isolate 582-1 chromosome 11, T2T-MFA8v1.1 genome includes a region encoding these proteins:
- the LOC135966079 gene encoding taste receptor type 2 member 46, which yields MITFLSITFSILIMVIFVIGNFANGFIALVNSIEWVKRQKISFADQILTALAVSTVGFLWVLLLHWYATEFNLAFYSVEVRSTAYNIWVVTNHFSSWLSTSLSIFYFLKIATFSNLIFLHLKRRVKDVILVMLLGSLLFLACHLFVINMNQIVQTKEYEGNMTWKIKLKSAMYFSNMTVTMLANFVPITLTLISFLLLICSLCKHLKKMQVHGKGSQDPTTKVHIKALQM from the exons ATGATAACTTTTCTATCTATCACTTTTTCCATTCTAATAATGGTTATATTTGTTATTGGAAATTTTGCTAATGGCTTCATAGCATTGGTAAATTCCATTGAGTGGGTCAAGAGACAAAAGATCTCGTTTGCTGACCAAATTCTCACTGCTCTGGCTGTCTCCACAGTTGGTTTTCTCTGGGTATTATTACTACATTGGTATGCAACTGAGTTTAATCTAGCTTTTTATAGTGTAGAAGTAAGAAGTACTGCTTATAACATCTGGGTAGTGACCAACCATTTCAGCagctgg CTTTCTACTAGCCtcagcatattttattttctcaagatTGCCACTTTCTCCAACCTGATTTTTCTTCACTTAAAGAGGAGAGTTAAGGATGTCATTCTGGTGATGCTGTTGGGGTCTTTGCTATTTTTGGCTTGTCATCTTTTTGTCATAAACATGAATCAGATTGTACAGACAAAAGAATATGAAGGAAACATGACATGGAAGATCAAATTGAAGAGTGCAATGTACTTTTCAAATATGACTGTAACCATGCTAGCAAACTTTGTACCCATCACTCTGACCCTGATATcttttctgctgttaatctgttCTCTGTGTAAACATCTGAAGAAGATGCAGGTCCATGGCAAAGGATCTCAAGATCCCACCACCAAGGTCCACATAAAAGCTTTGCAAATGTGA
- the LOC135966078 gene encoding taste receptor type 2 member 31-like, whose translation MMTFLSIIFSILVVVTFVIGNCANGFIALVNSTEWVKRQKISFADQILTALAVSRIGLLWVLLLNWYATVLNPAFYTIEVRTTTYNVWAVTSHFSNWLATSLSIFYLFKIANFSNLIFLHLKKRVKNVILVMLLGPLLVLACHLFMVNMNEIVRTKEYEENMTWKIILRNAIYHPGMTVTTLENLVPFTLTLICFLLLICSLCKHLKKMQLHGKGSQDPSTKVHIKALQIVISFLLLCVVYFVSVIISIWSFESLGNKPVFMFCQAIRFSYSSAHPFIVIWGNKKLKQIFLSVLWNVRYCVKGQKLSSP comes from the coding sequence ATGATGACTTTTCTATCCATCATTTTTTCCATTCTAGTAGTGGTTACATTTGTTATTGGAAATTGTGCTAATGGCTTCATAGCGTTGGTAAATTCCACTGAGTGGGTCAAGAGACAAAAGATCTCCTTTGCTGACCAAATTCTCACTGCTCTGGCGGTCTCCAGAATTGGTTTGCTCTGGGTATTATTATTAAATTGGTATGCAACTGTGTTGAATCCAGCGTTTTATACTATAGAAGTAAGAACTACCACTTATAACGTCTGGGCAGTAACCAGCCATTTCAGCAACTGGCTTGCTACTAGTCTCagcatattttatttgttcaagaTTGCCAATTTCTCcaaccttatttttcttcatttaaagaaGAGAGTTAAGAATGTCATTCTGGTGATGCTGTTGGGGCCTTTGCTGGTTTTGGCTTGTCATCTTTTTATGGTAAACATGAATGAGATTGTACGGacaaaagaatatgaagaaaacatGACTTGGAAGATCATATTGAGGAATGCGATTTATCATCCAGGTATGACTGTAACCACGCTAGAGAACTTAGTACCTTTCACTCTGACGCTGATATgttttctgctgttaatctgttCTCTGTGTAAACATCTGAAGAAGATGCAGCTCCATGGCAAAGGATCTCAAGATCCCAGCACCAAAGTCCACATAAAAGCTTTGCAAATTGTGATCTCCTTCCTCTTGTTATGTGTCGTTTACTTTGTGTCTGTAATTATATCAATTTGGAGTTTTGAGAGTCTGGGAAACAAACCTGTCTTCATGTTCTGCCAAGCTATTAGATTCAGCTATTCTTCAGCCCACCCATTCATCGTGATTTGGGGAAACAAGAAGCTAAAGcagatttttctttcagttttgtggAACGTGAGGTACTGTGTGAAAGGACAGAAGCTTTCATCTCCATAA